Proteins from a genomic interval of Micromonospora sp. NBC_00389:
- a CDS encoding DUF3040 domain-containing protein, translating into MPLSEHEQRLFEQIERSLAEDPKFASAVRASDPRFHARRRLLVAAGVIIAGLALLVYGAVIKTPPLAVAGFVVMLASAAFAVQSHRRAQSPDLHVVGGTTSRRRPRGGGRSGRRSSILDRMEDRWRQRPEGHR; encoded by the coding sequence GTGCCGCTCTCGGAGCACGAGCAGCGGCTGTTCGAGCAGATCGAGCGGTCGCTTGCCGAGGACCCCAAATTCGCCTCGGCCGTGCGCGCCAGCGATCCGCGCTTCCACGCGCGGCGTCGCCTGCTCGTCGCTGCCGGCGTGATCATCGCTGGCTTGGCTCTACTGGTCTATGGCGCGGTGATCAAGACTCCACCGCTGGCGGTGGCGGGCTTTGTCGTCATGCTGGCCTCGGCCGCGTTCGCGGTGCAGTCGCACCGGCGTGCGCAGTCACCCGACCTGCACGTGGTGGGCGGCACGACCAGTCGTCGTCGTCCCCGTGGCGGTGGCCGATCCGGTCGCCGGTCGTCGATCCTGGATCGCATGGAGGACAGGTGGCGGCAGCGCCCGGAGGGGCACCGCTGA